A single genomic interval of Megalobrama amblycephala isolate DHTTF-2021 linkage group LG17, ASM1881202v1, whole genome shotgun sequence harbors:
- the myadmb gene encoding myeloid-associated differentiation marker homolog — MAVVLRSSPLLWARVAAMVFACVAFSVALYGANLTHGTGDWCVFCWSFSFVGTLLIILVEMFGLQTRAPVSWKNFPITFACYASLLCLSASIIFPLYFMKGYAGRTETYNCRIVSTVFSCLATIAYLSEVSLSKARPGEVAGYMATAPGLLKVCETFVACIIFVFISEPVSYDQNAATQWCLSVYCICFILSAAIIVMCVGECTGCLPFSFARFLSSYALLAVVLYLSATIIWPIYKFNEKHGGHSHRPNSCGSGTGLCSWDKLLAISVLSALNFILYLADLIYSARLVFVNV; from the coding sequence ATGGCGGTGGTGTTGCGTTCCTCGCCTCTCCTGTGGGCCCGTGTGGCTGCCATGGTTTTCGCCTGTGTAGCATTCAGCGTAGCTCTATACGGAGCGAATCTAACCCACGGCACGGGTGATTGGTGCGTTTTCTGCTGGAGTTTCAGTTTTGTTGGAACTCTTCTGATAATCTTAGTGGAGATGTTTGGCCTGCAGACCCGCGCCCCTGTTTCATGGAAGAACTTTCCCATCACATTCGCTTGCTACGCCTCCCTCCTCTGCCTCTCCGCTTCCATTATATTTCCCCTTTACTTCATGAAGGGCTATGCAGGCCGCACCGAGACGTACAACTGCCGCATCGTGTCTACCGTATTCTCTTGCCTCGCCACCATCGCGTACTTAAGCGAGGTGAGTCTCAGCAAGGCTCGTCCGGGAGAGGTGGCCGGCTACATGGCCACAGCACCAGGGCTGCTAAAAGTGTGCGAGACCTTCGTCGCCTGCATCATATTCGTCTTCATCAGCGAGCCGGTATCGTACGACCAGAATGCGGCGACCCAGTGGTGCCTGTCTGTGTACTGCATCTGCTTCATCTTGTCGGCAGCCATCATCGTGATGTGTGTGGGAGAGTGCACAGGTTGCCTGCCCTTCTCCTTCGCCCGCTTCCTGTCTTCATACGCCCTCCTGGCTGTGGTCTTGTATCTATCCGCCACCATCATCTGGCCCATATATAAGTTTAACGAGAAGCACGGAGGCCATAGCCACAGACCCAACTCCTGTGGCTCCGGCACCGGCCTGTGCTCGTGGGACAAGCTGCTGGCCATCTCGGTGCTCAGCGCTCTCAACTTCATTCTCTATCTGGCTGATCTCATCTACTCAGCCAGGCTggtttttgttaatgtttaa
- the ftr66 gene encoding E3 ubiquitin/ISG15 ligase TRIM25 isoform X2: MEGLQDTGEFCCSICVDVLKDPVAIPCGHNYCIGCINDYWNENDHLEVFGCPQCAQTFSPRPVLNRSTILADMVDKPKKLELPGDSEICSDCMPEDVTCDFCTSIKQKAVKTCLVCLASYCQNHLRAHNKSPALKNHKLIEATVILNLLEKICPRHEKYLDMYCRTDYQCICPMCVMDDHKGHDTVPAAVESTKKQNCHSFSSGLPNPPITIATLSDFSKVNDAISTLRKKLEAVFKGEWLRIYQAARSMKILHCTVPKIRSEFLHHSYPLQLNPLTSHKDLRLSNGNREVAVQSQEQSCPDHPERFDYWCQVLGTEGLTGCSYWEVEWSGMGVNIAVAYKNIARKGESSEAHFGHNDKSWSLFCSRRGYAFWHNRIASKISEPGSSKIGIYLDHRAGTLAFYSIDDSMTLLHRVQTTFTQPLYPGFEFVCCGASIKLCQLE; this comes from the exons atggaAGGGCTCCAGGATACAGGAGAATTTTGCTGTTCGATCTGCGTGGATGTGCTCAAAGATCCAGTGGCTATCCCATGTGGGCACAACTACTGCATAGGATGCATTAATGATTATTGGAACGAAAATGATCATTTGGAGGTCTTCGGCTGTCCCCAGTGCGCACAGACATTTAGCCCCAGGCCTGTTCTGAACAGAAGTACCATACTGGCGGATATGGTGGACAAGCCGAAGAAACTGGAACTTCCAGGTGACTCTGAGATTTGTAGTGATTGCATGCCAGAAGATGTGACCTGTGATTTCTGTACAAGTATCAAACAAAAGGCTGTGAAGACGTGTTTGGTATGCTTGGCATCGTACTGCCAAAATCACCTTCGAGCACACAACAAATCTCCTGCCTTGAAGAACCACAAGCTGATTGAAGCCACTGTGATCCTCAACCTGCTAGAGAAGATCTGTCCTCGTCATGAAAAATATTTGGATATGTACTGTCGAACTGATTATCAGTGCATATGTCCGATGTGTGTGATGGATGACCACAAAGGACACGATACAGTACCAGCAGCTGTGGAAAGCACAAAGAAACAG AACTGTCATTCCTTCTCTTCCGGCCTTCCTAACCCACCCATCACAATAGCTACACTCTCAGATTTTAGCAAGGTGAATGATGCAATCTCTACTCTAAGGAAGAAGCTTGAAGCTGTCTTTAAAGGGGAATGGCTCCGGATCTATCAAGCAG CTAGATCAATGAAGATCCTTCACTGCACAGTGCCCAAAATTCGATCAGAGTTCCTGCACC ATTCCTACCCTCTGCAATTAAATCCTTTAACATCCCACAAGGACCTTCGTTTGTCCAATGGGAACAGAGAAGTGGCCGTTCAGAGCCAAGAGCAATCCTGTCCCGACCACCCGGAGCGCTTTGATTACTGGTGCCAGGTGCTGGGCACTGAGGGCCTGACAGGCTGCAGCTACTGGGAGGTGGAATGGAGTGGGATGGGAGTAAACATTGCCGTCGCATACAAAAACATTGCCAGAAAAGGGGAAAGCAGTGAAGCTCACTTCGGTCACAATGACAAATCCTGGAGTTTGTTCTGCAGCAGGAGAGGTTATGCTTTCTGGCACAACAGGATTGCCAGTAAGATCTCAGAGCCTGGCTCGTCAAAGATAGGCATTTATCTAGATCATAGGGCCGGGACACTAGCTTTTTACAGCATTGATGACTCAATGACCCTCCTACACAGGGTTCAGACCACATTCACACAACCTCTCTACCCTGGCTTTGAGTTTGTGTGCTGCGGAGCCTCGATCAAGTTGTGCCAGCTGGAGTGA
- the ftr66 gene encoding E3 ubiquitin/ISG15 ligase TRIM25 isoform X1 encodes MEGLQDTGEFCCSICVDVLKDPVAIPCGHNYCIGCINDYWNENDHLEVFGCPQCAQTFSPRPVLNRSTILADMVDKPKKLELPGDSEICSDCMPEDVTCDFCTSIKQKAVKTCLVCLASYCQNHLRAHNKSPALKNHKLIEATVILNLLEKICPRHEKYLDMYCRTDYQCICPMCVMDDHKGHDTVPAAVESTKKQKELGMTRQKYKLKIHTKEKDLLELKQAADALKSSAQATLENGEQIFNELMQSIEMRKCKFRDLIQDQERAAESMLQTLEQEITELKQRDHELEMLLKSEDHVHVLQNCHSFSSGLPNPPITIATLSDFSKVNDAISTLRKKLEAVFKGEWLRIYQAARSMKILHCTVPKIRSEFLHHSYPLQLNPLTSHKDLRLSNGNREVAVQSQEQSCPDHPERFDYWCQVLGTEGLTGCSYWEVEWSGMGVNIAVAYKNIARKGESSEAHFGHNDKSWSLFCSRRGYAFWHNRIASKISEPGSSKIGIYLDHRAGTLAFYSIDDSMTLLHRVQTTFTQPLYPGFEFVCCGASIKLCQLE; translated from the exons atggaAGGGCTCCAGGATACAGGAGAATTTTGCTGTTCGATCTGCGTGGATGTGCTCAAAGATCCAGTGGCTATCCCATGTGGGCACAACTACTGCATAGGATGCATTAATGATTATTGGAACGAAAATGATCATTTGGAGGTCTTCGGCTGTCCCCAGTGCGCACAGACATTTAGCCCCAGGCCTGTTCTGAACAGAAGTACCATACTGGCGGATATGGTGGACAAGCCGAAGAAACTGGAACTTCCAGGTGACTCTGAGATTTGTAGTGATTGCATGCCAGAAGATGTGACCTGTGATTTCTGTACAAGTATCAAACAAAAGGCTGTGAAGACGTGTTTGGTATGCTTGGCATCGTACTGCCAAAATCACCTTCGAGCACACAACAAATCTCCTGCCTTGAAGAACCACAAGCTGATTGAAGCCACTGTGATCCTCAACCTGCTAGAGAAGATCTGTCCTCGTCATGAAAAATATTTGGATATGTACTGTCGAACTGATTATCAGTGCATATGTCCGATGTGTGTGATGGATGACCACAAAGGACACGATACAGTACCAGCAGCTGTGGAAAGCACAAAGAAACAG AAAGAATTAGGCATGACACGTCAGAAATACAAGCTCAAAATCCACACTAAAGAAAAGGACCTGCTGGAGCTTAAACAAGCTGCAGATGCCCTGAAA AGCTCTGCACAGGCTACTCTGGAAAATGGTGAACAGATCTTCAATGAGTTGATGCAGTCTATTGAAATGAGGAAGTGCAAATTCAGAGATCTGATCCAGGATCAAGAAAGGGCTGCGGAGAGCATGCTGCAGACACTGGAGCAAGAAATCACTGAGCTCAAACAGAGAGATCACGAGCTTGAGATGCTTCTGAAGTCTGAAGATCACGTTCATGTTCTTCAG AACTGTCATTCCTTCTCTTCCGGCCTTCCTAACCCACCCATCACAATAGCTACACTCTCAGATTTTAGCAAGGTGAATGATGCAATCTCTACTCTAAGGAAGAAGCTTGAAGCTGTCTTTAAAGGGGAATGGCTCCGGATCTATCAAGCAG CTAGATCAATGAAGATCCTTCACTGCACAGTGCCCAAAATTCGATCAGAGTTCCTGCACC ATTCCTACCCTCTGCAATTAAATCCTTTAACATCCCACAAGGACCTTCGTTTGTCCAATGGGAACAGAGAAGTGGCCGTTCAGAGCCAAGAGCAATCCTGTCCCGACCACCCGGAGCGCTTTGATTACTGGTGCCAGGTGCTGGGCACTGAGGGCCTGACAGGCTGCAGCTACTGGGAGGTGGAATGGAGTGGGATGGGAGTAAACATTGCCGTCGCATACAAAAACATTGCCAGAAAAGGGGAAAGCAGTGAAGCTCACTTCGGTCACAATGACAAATCCTGGAGTTTGTTCTGCAGCAGGAGAGGTTATGCTTTCTGGCACAACAGGATTGCCAGTAAGATCTCAGAGCCTGGCTCGTCAAAGATAGGCATTTATCTAGATCATAGGGCCGGGACACTAGCTTTTTACAGCATTGATGACTCAATGACCCTCCTACACAGGGTTCAGACCACATTCACACAACCTCTCTACCCTGGCTTTGAGTTTGTGTGCTGCGGAGCCTCGATCAAGTTGTGCCAGCTGGAGTGA